One window of Plasmodium relictum strain SGS1 genome assembly, chromosome: 14 genomic DNA carries:
- the P44 gene encoding general transcription factor IIH subunit 2, putative, translating into MQNPQNIENKVFEDVVKDFDENEIFEEITGKFTWEQDVERSWNLLVENNGVLQHVSQEKSENKNKQKYKKNQVCSLRKGIFRHIIILFDMSSSMKERDFKPDRINVVLESVEMFLKNFFFKNPVGHVGVVALKNSSAKLIQPLTSNIDDILNSLLKERSVGLQGSPSLQEGLEISHDLLIDMPLYGTKEILIVYGSIRTCDKKNILKVLELLVKSNIYVNCISIAPEMHILKHICEKTNGIYKICADKNSLINEINNFAETPLWMNGMEPQLIHICFPIKKKISTQIMCSCHNNLNTDTYICNFCNSYTCKIPSKCKVCGIHLISMHDLSHITNNLQGSPLFIEISNENKQYNLCSSCNQQLDDKVSQCTKCKNAFCIDCDIFIHEDLNQCPFCLINDI; encoded by the exons atGCAAAATCCtcaaaatattgaaaataaagttt TTGAAGATGTTGTGAAAGATtttgatgaaaatgaaatttttgaAGAAATAACTGGAAAATTTACATGGGAACAAG ATGTTGAAAGATCATGGAATTTACTAGTAGAAAATAATGGTGTTTTACAACATGTTAGCCAAGAAAAATCcgaaaataagaataaacaaaaatataaaaagaatcaAGTATGCTCTTTAAGAAAAGGAATATTCag GCACATAATCATATTATTTGATATGTCTAGTAGTATGAAAGAAAGGGATTTTAAACCAGATAGAATAAATGTTGTCTTAGAAAGTGTAGAA atgtttttaaaaaattttttcttcaaaaacCCAGTTGGCCATGTGGGCGTAGTTGCATTAAAAAATAGTTCAGCAAAATTAATCCAACCTCTAACATCAAATATTGATGACATTCtaaattcattattaaaagaaagaagtGTAGGTTTGCAAGGTTCTCCGTCTTTGCAGGAAGGGTTAGAAATATCccatgatttattaattgataTGCCTTTGTATGGAACTAAGGAAATATTAATAGTTTATGGATCGATAAGAACATGtgataaaaagaatattttaaaagtattAGAATTATTAGTAAAAAGCAATATTTATGTAAACTGTATTTCAATTGCTCCTGAAATGcatattttaaaacatatatgCGAAAAAACAAAtggaatatataaaatatgtgctgataaaaattctttaataaatgaaataaataatttcgCAGAAACTCCTCTATGGATGAATGGTATGGAACCTCAATTAATTCATATATGTTttccaataaaaaaaaaaattagtacaCAAATAATGTGCTCTTGccataataatttaaatactGATACTTATATATGCAATTTTTGCAATAGCTATACATGTAAAATACCTTCAAAGTGTAAAGTATGTGgaattcatttaatttctATGCATGATCTTTCTCATATTACTAATAATCTTCAAGGATCTCCCTTATTTATTGAAATAAGTAACGAAAATAAAcaatataatttatgttCATCCTGTAATCAACAACTTGATGACAAAGTATCACAATGTACTAAATGCAAAAATGCATTTTGTATTGATTgtgatatttttattcatgaAGATTTAAATCAATGTCCTTTTTGtttaataaatgatattTAA
- the PK9 gene encoding serine/threonine protein kinase, putative: protein MYLGSVKNIEDNFLCKGEYKQVYLCLNKNDNNDVIKIDVSYDNNIYDILQLGRERYGAHGEYVTDSCGNIIKSIRDIIDGDTLYLKESNDKSNSLYKMKNNLIVNDYIVQKRIGSGGFGIVFQGIHIQTKQKVALKFIPKSNFLDVTDVHRVFIEIQTLRGLIHNNIIKMYDVNHFQNYVCLIMEYAVNGDLKNYILKNNGYLSEKEAHDLFLQIVKGVYYCHSKHIVHRDLKLENILLDENMTCKIADFGLSDFVNVDQNIKTEAGTKAYIAPEIIFNQTINYSVFKLDIWSLGILLFIMTQGFAPFQNFEKGLKYFESSTLKYINDVSDDLKNLISLMLSVDPNKRPIIVEILNHKWFYNYNHI, encoded by the coding sequence atgtatttaggTAGCGTTAAAAACATtgaagataattttttatgtaaggGTGAATATAAGCAAGTTTATTTATGCttgaataaaaatgataataacgatgttataaaaatagatGTCAGTTacgataataatatttatgataTATTACAATTAGGTAGAGAAAGATATGGGGCTCATGGAGAATACGTAACAGATAGTTGTggtaatataataaaatcaaTAAGAGACATAATAGATGGCGATACATTATATTTAAAGGAAAGTAATGATAAAAGTAATTCTctttataaaatgaaaaataatttgattGTGAATGACTATATAGTTCAAAAAAGGATAGGTTCAGGTGGTTTTGGTATAGTATTTCAAGGTATTCATATTCAAACAAAACAAAAGGTTgctttaaaatttataccGAAAAGTAATTTTCTTGATGTAACAGATGTTCATAGAGTTTTTATTGAAATTCAAACATTAAGAGGATTAATTCATaacaatattattaaaatgtaTGATGTAAAtcattttcaaaattatgTATGTTTAATCATGGAATATGCAGTTAATGgggatttaaaaaattatattttaaaaaataatggcTATTTATCAGAAAAAGAGGCTCATGATTTATTTCTTCAAATTGTTAAAGGTGTATATTATTGTCATTCAAAACATATTGTGCACAGAGatttaaaattagaaaatattcTATTAGATGAAAACATGACTTGTAAAATTGCTGATTTTGGATTATCTGATTTTGTCAATGTAgatcaaaatataaaaacagaAGCAGGAACAAAAGCATATATTGCTCCTGAAATCATTTTCAATCAAACTATCAATTACTCTGTTTTCAAATTAGATATATGGAGTTTAggtattttattatttattatgacTCAAGGTTTTGCACCttttcaaaattttgaaaaaggattaaaatattttgaaagcAGTACTTTGAAATACATTAATGATGTATctgatgatttaaaaaatttaatttccTTAATGCTAAGTGTAGATCCAAATAAAAGACCAATTATTGTAGAAATTTTGAATCATAAATggttttataattataatcatatataa
- a CDS encoding zinc finger (CCCH type) protein, putative, with translation MRGSYIRDGFKSQYRYSNGSDNNKIQNSFNRRTYYSKKNINKDKGAIFCPHYTLRGTCRFINDCKNLHNLKLVDTFFLQRSYIDCAIIVHGPNNEIYLFTSVSPYTINVWIFVPGEGSKEIDIKHLKKIEFELTEEEESYCYDKLKYNKKKKKKKRVLSLLYAEECIFAGLDNGLIKIMHLPSSDSSTLFAHSDAIYSIVCIDGIIISSSVNGEVKFWKYQESYLSFVTIKKIETKTKIYKMIEVISPKSINSNNTNTEDSKYNRTLWVCGDSITIINLLNLQIVNKVKCKYGNVVSVIQYDANIITAMSEGKIIAYNLSGEEHFEMNTLPIYCMTGLTNNKNLPILIYGSTKALYTFSLPQFNPFGYLKDRESMSLKFNLNDPDFILSLSGPYFIVIFSNAGNAKIWKWESKD, from the exons ATGAGAGGTTCTTATATTAGAGATGGATTTAAATCTCAATATAGATATTCAAATg gaTCAGATAACAATAAAATACAAAACTCTTTCAATAGGAGAACatattattcaaaaaaaaatataaataaagataagGGAGCAATTTTTTGTCCGCATTATACTTTAAGAG GAACATGCCGTTTTATAAATGACTGCAa aaatttacataatttaaaattagttgacactttttttttgcaaaGATCTTATATTGATTGTGCGATAATAGTTCATGGTCCGAACaatgaaatttatttatttacttcTGTTTCACCTTATACCATTAATGTTTGGATTTTTGTTCCTGGAGAAGGATCAAAAGAGATTGAtataaaacatttaaaaaaaatagaatttgAATTAACAGAAGAAGAAGAATCCTATTGttatgataaattaaaatataataaaaaaaaaaaaaaaaaaaaaagagttcTATCATTATTATATGCTGAAGAATGTATTTTTGCTGGTTTAGATAATGGATTAATAAAGATTATGCATCTACCTTCATCAGATTCATCTACTCTCTTTGCACATAGCGATGCTATATATAGCATTGTTTGCATTGATGGAATAATAATTTCTTCATCAGTAAATGGAGAAGTAAAATTCTGGAAATATCAAGAATCATATTTAAGTTTTgtaacaattaaaaaaatagaaacaaaaacaaaaatttataaaatgatTGAAGTTATTTCTCCCAAATCTATTAATTCTAATAATACTAACACAGAGGATTCTAAATATAATAGGACTTTATGGGTATGTGGTGATAGTATaacaattataaatttattaaatttacaaatagtaaataaagtaaaatgcAAATATGGTAATGTAGTATCTGTTATTCAATATGATGCAAATATAATAACAGCAATGAGTGAAGGGAAAATAATAGCTTATAATTTAAGTGGTGAAGAGCATTTTGAAATGAATACATTACCTATCTATTGTATGACTGGATtgacaaataataaaaacttgCCAATATTGATATATGGTTCTACCAAGGctttatatactttttctttACCCCAATTTAACCCATTTGGTTATTTAAAAGATAGAGAATCTATgtcattaaaatttaatttaaatgatcctgattttattttatctttatctGGTCCATATtttattgtaattttttcaaatg CTGGAAATGCAAAAATTTGGAAGTGGGAATCAAAagattaa
- the PIS gene encoding CDP-diacylglycerol--inositol 3-phosphatidyltransferase, putative: MKKNVYLYIPNIIGYIRVILALLGFMVCQQNLLIFIIFYSTSQILDALDGWTARKFNQTSVFGQILDQITDRLSTSLLYLLISSVYDKYIILIGLIMIADIGGHYFHSTSCAIAGNKTHKKIEKGNRFLKLYYERQSVMVICIIAYESFLISTYLLKVTSDKSLIYKLSDYILKISFPLAAFKVFTNVSQGVYGVKRLVEMDYKKNDE, translated from the exons atgaaaaaaaatgtttatctGTACATACCAAATATTATTG gcTATATACGAGTTATTTTAGCTTTACTTGGTTTTATGGTATGCCAACAAAATTtactaatatttataatattttattctacTAGTCAAATATTAGATGCGTTAGATGGATGGACAGCAAGAAAATTTAATCAAa caTCTGTTTTTGGTCAAATTTTAGATCAAATTACAGATAG ATTGTCAACAAGTTTGTTATATCTCCTTATTAGTAGTGtttatgataaatatattatat tgATTGGACTAATTATGATTGCAGATATAGGTGGACATTATTTTCACTCAACATc atGTGCTATAGCAGGAAATAAGactcataaaaaaattgaaaaaggaAATAGATTTCTTAAACTATATTATGAAAGACAaa GTGTCATGGTTATTTGTATAATTGCATACGAATCGTTTTTGATTTctacatatttattaaaggTTACTTCAGACAAatcattaatatataaattaa gTGATTATATCTTAAAGATTTCTTTTCCTTTGGCTGCATTTAAAGtg TTTACAAACGTATCTCAAGGAGTATATGGGGTCAAAAGATTAGTAGAAAtggattataaaaaaaatgatgaataa
- the GCD14 gene encoding tRNA (adenine(58)-N(1))-methyltransferase catalytic subunit TRM61, putative yields MTIKEDSVILYFDEDNIELVKLKKDEVTVNKKGTFLHNDIIGKEYGSKIYDTLYKNFVYVLKRSPELIALSLKKTTQTLYEHDISFICLLCNALPNKKIIEAGTGSGCLTYALANCVLPYGKIYTFEYNEERYKEVKKEFENFDNIKNNINFYHKDIINCDFEDFEHDIDSVFLDMPNPWLCVEKIKKVLKERGIFVIFLPSIEQVHKVIECLENHSFCEIVTYELLNKSWKIISNKNRNTVKNENEKNFSNNHPTSHNSYFSNYTIPNFRLSQKENKTHTGYLTVAKKQLNDENGQIEIEFNNVIE; encoded by the coding sequence ATGACAATAAAAGAAGATAGtgtaatattatattttgatgAAGATAATATAGAATTagtaaaattgaaaaaagatGAGGTGacagtaaataaaaaaggaacaTTTTTGCATAATGATATTATAGGTAAGGAATATGGtagtaaaatatatgatactttatataaaaattttgtttatgTATTGAAAAGATCACCAGAATTAATTGCtttaagtttaaaaaaaacaactCAAACTTTATATGAACAtgatatatcttttatttgtttattatGCAATGCATTACcaaataagaaaattattgAGGCGGGAACTGGTTCAGGTTGTTTAACTTACGCTTTAGCAAATTGTGTTTTACCTTATGGGAAAATTTATACGTTTGAATATAATGAAGAAAGATATAAAgaagtaaaaaaagaatttgaaaattttgataatattaaaaacaatATAAACTTTTATCAcaaagatattattaattgTGATTTTGAAGATTTTGAACATGATATAGATTCTGTTTTTCTTGATATGCCTAACCCATGGCTATGtgttgaaaaaataaaaaaagttttaaaagAGAGAGggatttttgttatttttttaccTTCTATTGAACAAGTTCATAAAGTAATTGAATGCTTAGAAAATCATTCCTTTTGTGAAATTGTTACATAcgaattattaaataaatcatGGAAAATCAtctctaataaaaatagaaatactGTTAAAAacgaaaatgaaaaaaatttcagtAATAATCATCCCACATCTCATAACAGTTACTTTTCAAATTACACAATACCAAATTTTAGATTAtcacaaaaagaaaataaaacacATACAGGATACTTAACAGTAGcaaaaaaacaattaaatGATGAGAATGGACAAATTGAAATTGAATTTAATAATGttatagaataa
- the MYB1 gene encoding Myb1-related transcription factor, putative, translated as MNIENIEYKNLSSLEEKLHNYLSFIEKMIKLINGNIDKLNDYINNKYNEIKILSSKKPTRINWMKTEDRMHMSLFFDKKNGFVPSNEDALKTLHFQSKFLNYRKKYEYKKNPWTKKDIDMLFKTVEKISKRYATHYLIDPDLPYELKEQKQKEIAKSDPKSILSKLKLYFDEQTHRKKKITEGHEKSSKVKISDICGENSELNNSDSVKNRKEEILNENNKTSSQNVPIENFTSFALKFWEEVSENLNNSQNSRECQKMWLYHGCFEDEKKKWTEEEIKKLLFLSKKYKRKEWKCIARELNTNRSPLSCFEEYIKINKLYETKENIKLERIAFNVLEDIQLQILVSILGDKNWYDIKKHMESLNTNIKRIEKRKNCYAIENEKKKKKYINDEISYKRRYLRLINAKKEQKENIK; from the coding sequence atgaatatagaaaatattgaatataaaaatttgtcTAGTTTAGAAGAGAAGTTGcataattatttatcattcatagaaaaaatgataaaattaattaatggaaatatagataaattaaatgattatataaataataaatataatgaaataaaaatattatcaagTAAAAAACCTACTAGAATAAATTGGATGAAAACAGAAGATAGAATGCATATGTCTTtgttttttgataaaaaaaatggctTTGTTCCATCTAATGAAGATGCATTAAAAACACTTCATTTTCagtcaaaatttttaaactatcgaaaaaaatatgaatataaaaaaaatcctTGGACTAAAAAAGATATTGATATGCTATTTAAAACTGTAGAGAAAATTTCCAAAAGGTATGCAACTCACTATCTAATAGATCCTGATTTACCATATGAattaaaagaacaaaaacaaaaagaaatagCAAAAAGTGATCCTAAAAGTATTTTAAGTaagttaaaattatattttgatGAACAGActcatagaaaaaaaaaaataacagaGGGACATGAAAAATCAagtaaagtaaaaataagtGATATATGTGGAGAAAATTcagaattaaataattcagATAGTGTAAAGAATCgaaaagaagaaatactaaatgaaaataataaaacttcAAGCCAAAATGTACCAATAGAAAACTTTACTAGTTTTGCTCTAAAATTTTGGGAAGAGGTTTCTGAAAATTTGAATAATTCACAAAACTCGAGGGAGTGTCAAAAAATGTGGTTATATCATGGATGCTTTGAagatgaaaagaaaaaatggacagaagaagaaataaaaaaattattatttttaagtaaaaaatacaaaaggAAGGAATGGAAATGTATAGCAAGAGAATTAAACACAAATAGAAGCCCTTTAAGTTGTTTCgaagaatatattaaaataaataaattatatgaaacaaaagaaaacataaaattagAAAGAATAGCTTTTAATGTTTTAGAAGATATACAATTACAAATTTTAGTATCTATACTTGGTGATAAAAATTGgtatgatattaaaaaacataTGGAAAGTCTTAACactaatattaaaagaattgaaaagagaaaaaattgttatgcaattgaaaatgaaaaaaaaaaaaaaaaatacattaatGATGAAATATCCTATAAAAGAAGATACTTAAGATTAATCAATGCAAAAAAGGAACAAAAAGAGAACATtaagtaa
- a CDS encoding exportin-1, putative codes for MDELEVAILCLYGNQNSSISKNEAQKYCENFQSNIDCWKYCISKFLTTDKLEVKFFCIHVINEKLQNLKLEDLLVIKSSLFTYLEKKYVTANEDSCVVNKILQLYLSLIEVLYPNNMNDAFKFLINLIMLSNDINIKTIYINFFVKLMNMLDIEYIDNVYTKKSVQTITNLKEAIKENDLPLIVECFYFIMNLNIEELSALSIFTLSKYVSWIDINYVANDKILTFIYQCLNSLNSISEASYCFLTALIRKGMNPLNKIQFIENINIICVIENSPKIVDVSFDINKKIMIKKGELINHICLELVESIYEINKLKDYNINMLKYNEVCTKATNFLFLILPHALDVFAIDNFYVASTVEKFFSLFFTKFKSIVDATSIISSDYEKTNNENIKTNSYKIPISKLNVFINTLVCTTVSKFEYPSYIQEDYDEEDEEFIAFFNFRENIEKLYQRLILFDKLKAIEIIKNAIIYLNENFDNLKWNSIESKLYAFYITTSIYSEYKPGNNISSNNNNKDNISNSNSILKLNKEVNESIDYNNLLFDCLIELLKNRKILNCTNDLININLMEIFHRLNLFFIKNPDYVEYSLHVFITNGIRSNKNKTVKKSLHIFKKFLKTNSYVISNYIKDILQLLESYLDIPCMYQKFEKNNILENTTLDENTIKDIYSFIYYGKNYTYEDQIDIYEIVGLLLLHYDFTKVKRIMKNDSPHQNRNFNNITVNNNNNNMNNNINDENEKISEEFISNYKDRILYFRGILNKLLENLSSIKNLYLNSSKTQHANICLSFTCSVIIKCIGALCKNVNINITDVLLNDLDNTLGIIISESLELFYNNYIVRDSVLFTYRILSYLFKDLSLNYTIKILPYFYNISYNMIMNKMQRSTNRQSNTSISFNMIMNTPTSYQMASSSTDDIAKNSSIHQEELKYLFNELNELSILVCHLISTHKEKSIDTFVNPYIYNITQIHINVWKCMNVQSHEMQREQNSVLSPLLLILYNISLNIPSAFHNLISFENIASNHKQFCEIFSNDEIIKNKISNAITSILVISLNYNNTNDFNICLYSAQTFSNMLNNATCMNNPNEILSKYPIMQIIDTLCITLKSLDYSDPKNKRIIQEVLSIFRLFCGFKVSANCLPDKVIENSQICLQNSLLSVFKNNPNDIAILLQAINSNNQQQFRQILSNLVA; via the exons atggATGAATTAGAGGTAGCTATATTATGCTTGTATGGAAATCAAAATTCAAGTATCAGCAAAAATGAAGCACAAAAATACTGTGAGAATTTTCAAAGTAATATAGATTGCTGGAAGTATTGTATTAGCAAATTTTTGACAACAGATAAATTAgaagtaaaatttttttgtattcatgtaattaatgaaaaattgcaaaatttaaaattagaaGACTTGTTAGTAATAAAAAGCTCTTTATTTACTTATTTAGAAAAGAAGTATGTAACTGCAAATGAAGATTCATGTGtagtaaataaaattctTCAATTATACCTATCATTAATAGAGGTATTATATCcaaataatatgaatgacgcttttaaatttcttattAACTTAATTATGTTAAGTAacgatataaatataaaaactatttatataaatttcttcGTGAAATTAATGAATATGCTAGATATAGAATATATAGATAATGTGTATACTAAAAAAAGTGTACAAACGATaacaaatttaaaagaagcaattaaagaaaatgatttGCCGCTAATTGTTGAatgcttttattttattatgaatTTAAATATTGAAGAGCTTAGTGCCTTAAGCATTTTCACTTTATCTAAGTATGTATCTTGGATAGATATAAACTATGTAGCtaatgataaaattttaacttttatttatCAATGTTTAAATTCTCTAAATTCTATTAGCGAAGCTAGTTATTGTTTTTTAACAGCTTTAATTCGAAAAGGAATGAATCCACTTAATAAAATACaatttattgaaaatataaatattatatgtgTTATCGAAAATTCTCCAAAAATTGTTGATGTATCTTTtgatataaacaaaaaaattatgataaaaaaaggaGAATTGATTAATCATATATGCTTGGAATTAGTTGAGTCTATTTAtgaaataaacaaattaaaagattataatataaatatgttaaaatataatgaagtGTGTACTAAAGCTActaatttcttatttttaattttaccgCATGCATTAGATGTATTTGCCattgataatttttatgtagCTAGTACAgtagaaaaattttttagtttattttttaccAAGTTTAAGAGTATTGTAGATGCTACATCTATAATTTCTTCTGATTATGAGAAaacaaataatgaaaatataaaaacgaACTCATATAAAATACCTATAAGTAAattaaatgtttttattaacaCACTAGTTTGCACAACTGTTAGCAAATTTGAATATCCATCTTATATTCAGGAAGATTATGATGAAGAAGATGAGGAATTTAttgctttttttaattttagagaaaatattgaaaaattatatcagCGTTTAATACtatttgataaattaaaagcaattgaaatcattaaaaatgcaataatttatttaaatgaaaattttgataatttaaaatggAATAGTATTGAATCCAAATTATATGCTTTTTATATAACAACCTCTATTTATAGTGAATATAAACCTGGTAATAATATTTCaagcaataataataataaggaTAATATAAGTAATTCTAATTCAATTTTGAAACTAAATAAAGAAGTTAATGAATCAATAGATTATAACAATTTACTTTTTGATTGTTTAATAGAATTActgaaaaatagaaaaattttaaattgtaCTAATGatcttattaatataaatttaatggaAATATTTCATAGgttaaatttgttttttattaaaaatccAGATTACGTGGAATATTCTCTACATGTTTTTATTACAAATGGTATTagaagtaataaaaataaaacagtCAAGAAGtcattacatatttttaaaaaatttttaaaaacaaattcATATGTTATATCTAACTATATCAAAGATATACTACAATTGTTAGAATCATATCTAGACATTCCATGTATGTATCAAAagtttgaaaaaaataatatattagaaaatacGACCCTAGATGAAAATACGATAAAAGATATTTACAGTTTCATTTATTAtggaaaaaattatacatatgAAGATCAAATAGATATTTATGAAATTGTGGGGTTACTATTGTTGCATTATGATTTTACAAaagtaaaaagaataatgaaaaatgatTCGCCACATCAAAATAGAAATTTCAATAACATAACTGtcaataacaataataataatatgaataataacataaatgatgaaaatgaaaaaataagtgAAGAGTTCATTTCTAATTATAAAGATagaattctttattttagagggatattaaataaattattagaaaacttgtcttctattaaaaatttatatttaaattcatCAAAAACTCAACATGCTAATATATGTTTAAGTTTTACATGTAGTGTAATTATTAAATGCATAGGTGCATTAtgtaaaaatgtaaatataaacATCACGGATGTTTTATTGAATGATTTAGACAATACATTAGGTATTATAATTAGTGAATCATTAGAgctattttataataattatatagtGAGGGATTCTGTTCTTTTTACTTATAGAATTCTTTCATATCTATTTAAGGATCTATCACTTAATTAtactattaaaatattaccatatttttataacataTCATACAACATGATAATGAATAAAATGCAAAGAAGTACAAACAGACAAAGCAATacttctatttcttttaatatgaTTATGAATACTCCTACTTCATATCAAATGGCATCCTCATCGACAGATGATATCGCAAAAAATTCTAGTATACACcaagaagaattaaaatatttatttaatgagTTAAATGAATTAAGTATATTAGTTTGCCATCTTATATCAACTcataaagaaaaatcaaTTGATACATTTGTTAatccatatatatataatattactCAAATTCATATAAATGTGTGGAAATGTATGAATGTACAATCTCATGAAATGCAAAGAGAACAAAATTCAGTACTATCtccattattattaatattatataacaTATCTTTAAATATTCCCTCTGCTTTTCACAATTTAATATCTTTTGAAAACATTGCATCGAATCATAAACAATTTTGTGAAATATTTTCTAATGAtgagataataaaaaataaaatttcaaatGCTATTACAAGTATTTTagttatttctttaaattataataacaccaatgattttaatatttgtttatattCTGCTCAAACCTTTTCCAATATGTTGAACAATGCTACATGCATGAATAATCCAAACGAG ATACTAAGTAAATATCCTATAATGCAAATTATTGACACATTATGTATAACTTTGAAGTCTCTTGATTATTCAGATCCCAAAAATAAAAGG aTAATTCAAGAAGTTTTAAGCATTTTTAGATTATTTTGTGGGTTTAAAGTAAGTGCAAATTGTTTACCTGATAAAGTAATAGAAAATTCTCAAATTTGTTTGCAGAATTCTCTTTTAtctgtttttaaaaataacccAAATGATATTGCAATTTTGCTTCAA gcTATTAATTCAAACAATCAACAACAATTTAGACAAATTTTATCAAATTTAGTtgcataa